In Microbulbifer sp. GL-2, the following are encoded in one genomic region:
- a CDS encoding STAS/SEC14 domain-containing protein: MIEHKWFQGHKILEVRPKGKFTAEDFHQLASQVDPVIREQGRIQGLLIDAQDFAGWENFVAMITHFRFVHDHQRHIQRIAVVSDNPVLSFMPHLVCHFISAEVRPFTLSEKKQALEWLENPG; this comes from the coding sequence ATGATTGAGCATAAATGGTTTCAGGGACATAAAATCCTAGAAGTAAGGCCCAAGGGAAAGTTTACTGCGGAAGACTTCCACCAATTGGCTTCCCAGGTTGACCCGGTGATACGGGAGCAGGGCAGAATCCAAGGGCTATTGATTGATGCACAGGATTTTGCCGGCTGGGAAAATTTTGTGGCGATGATTACTCATTTTCGTTTCGTGCATGATCACCAGAGGCATATTCAAAGAATTGCAGTAGTGTCAGATAACCCTGTTTTGAGTTTTATGCCGCACCTGGTTTGCCATTTTATCAGCGCTGAAGTACGTCCCTTCACTTTGAGCGAAAAAAAACAGGCTCTGGAATGGTTGGAAAATCCGGGTTAG
- a CDS encoding class I SAM-dependent methyltransferase translates to MSPTLAIIAAAPDNLAVADQLSSQLDLPCLGVSNPTDISDFAQVLRCGEQIQLCATGRKAPGPVVVDFVAGTMAHRRKFGGGKAQPVAKAVGVRPGFHPRVLDATAGLGRDAFILASVGCEVLMLERNPVVHLLLQDGLRRLREAAVLDPELATVAERLSLADREDSAGNWLAQQAEESWPVVFLDPMFPPRGKSAKVKKEMVAFHHLVGTDDDADDLLEPALKACYYRTVVKRPKLAPHLSGRKPAFALEGKSGRFDIYTKHGVPG, encoded by the coding sequence GTGAGCCCAACATTGGCCATTATCGCGGCTGCACCTGATAATCTTGCTGTCGCGGACCAACTTTCCAGTCAGCTCGACCTCCCCTGTCTGGGAGTGTCAAACCCTACAGACATCAGCGATTTTGCCCAGGTGTTACGTTGTGGTGAACAAATACAGCTTTGCGCAACAGGACGTAAGGCTCCTGGACCTGTCGTAGTCGATTTTGTTGCGGGTACCATGGCGCACAGGCGTAAATTTGGTGGTGGCAAAGCACAGCCAGTTGCCAAGGCTGTAGGTGTTCGGCCCGGTTTCCACCCTCGTGTTTTGGATGCTACCGCTGGGCTCGGGCGCGATGCCTTTATTTTGGCATCTGTTGGCTGTGAGGTACTGATGCTAGAGCGCAATCCGGTAGTTCATCTGTTGTTGCAAGACGGTTTACGGCGCTTGCGAGAGGCGGCGGTCCTCGATCCAGAATTGGCAACGGTGGCAGAGCGCCTGTCCCTGGCCGACAGAGAAGATTCCGCCGGCAACTGGCTAGCGCAACAGGCGGAGGAATCCTGGCCGGTTGTCTTCCTGGATCCTATGTTCCCACCGCGAGGTAAAAGTGCCAAGGTAAAGAAAGAGATGGTGGCTTTTCATCACTTGGTGGGGACTGATGATGATGCAGATGATCTTCTAGAGCCTGCTCTTAAGGCCTGCTATTACCGTACGGTGGTAAAGCGCCCCAAGTTGGCGCCACACTTGAGCGGAAGAAAACCTGCATTCGCTCTCGAAGGTAAGTCTGGACGTTTTGATATCTATACCAAGCACGGTGTGCCGGGTTAA
- a CDS encoding glutamate decarboxylase: MKEKSPFDMFFDEYNEDIPEDHFPRNGISAYAAESIVTSETWSDAKPAMNLSSFVTTFTEPEAFEVAKKHYLKNYIDHDMYPQLFAMEARMVRWLHELWNGPEDVEPYGAATIGSSEACMLAGLAHKWNWRKQREKAGKDASKPNLVTGANVQIVWEKFMRYFDVEPRIAPLKPGHYRFTSEHLGELVDENTIAVVAIAGQTFTGEDDSFRAIHKWLDSYQEKTGHDIPMHIDGASGGFVNPFLYPNYHWDFRLPRVKSINASGHKFGLVPPGLGWIIFRERAVFDEDLMFYVNYLGGEMPTATLNFSRNASTVAYQYYNFIRLGFKGYQDIMQHTLENAQTLRSRLVESGYFEIMNKTQRIPVVAMTLNDNVTNFNEYDISDKVRERGWVLSAYSMPPNAQSVNTLRIVVRPHLNLNAVNGLAEDIIHACDWLKQHGGNASPPKLHDPQKVAPSKC, from the coding sequence ATGAAAGAAAAATCCCCATTTGACATGTTCTTTGATGAGTACAATGAGGATATTCCTGAGGATCATTTCCCTCGCAATGGCATCTCCGCTTATGCCGCAGAATCGATTGTCACCAGTGAAACCTGGTCCGATGCCAAGCCGGCCATGAATTTATCTTCATTTGTAACCACTTTTACCGAGCCAGAAGCTTTTGAAGTAGCGAAGAAACACTATCTCAAAAACTATATCGATCACGATATGTACCCGCAATTATTCGCCATGGAGGCGAGAATGGTGCGCTGGTTGCACGAACTTTGGAATGGCCCAGAAGATGTGGAACCCTACGGTGCTGCGACTATTGGGTCCTCAGAAGCCTGCATGTTGGCAGGGCTGGCCCATAAGTGGAATTGGCGAAAACAGCGGGAGAAAGCCGGCAAGGATGCAAGCAAGCCTAACCTGGTCACTGGTGCCAATGTTCAAATTGTGTGGGAAAAATTTATGCGCTATTTCGATGTGGAACCTCGCATCGCCCCACTTAAGCCAGGGCATTACCGCTTCACCAGTGAGCACCTGGGTGAACTGGTGGATGAAAACACAATCGCGGTAGTAGCCATTGCCGGGCAGACATTTACCGGCGAGGATGACTCTTTTCGCGCTATCCATAAATGGTTAGATAGTTATCAGGAAAAGACCGGTCACGATATACCTATGCATATTGATGGAGCTTCCGGTGGTTTCGTTAATCCATTTTTATACCCAAACTATCACTGGGATTTCCGCTTGCCACGGGTGAAGTCAATCAATGCTTCGGGGCATAAATTTGGACTGGTGCCACCGGGTTTGGGTTGGATAATTTTTCGTGAGCGTGCCGTGTTTGATGAGGATTTAATGTTCTATGTAAATTACTTGGGTGGGGAGATGCCTACTGCCACCCTGAACTTTAGCCGCAATGCTTCCACGGTGGCCTATCAGTATTACAATTTTATTCGTCTTGGTTTTAAGGGGTACCAGGATATTATGCAACATACCCTGGAAAATGCGCAGACTCTGCGTAGTCGATTGGTAGAGAGTGGGTACTTTGAAATTATGAATAAGACCCAGCGCATACCTGTAGTGGCTATGACCCTGAATGATAATGTTACTAACTTCAATGAATATGATATCTCGGATAAGGTGCGTGAGCGTGGCTGGGTGTTGTCAGCTTACTCGATGCCGCCTAATGCGCAGTCAGTCAATACTTTGCGTATTGTAGTACGTCCCCATCTTAATTTAAATGCTGTAAATGGACTCGCGGAGGATATCATCCATGCCTGTGACTGGCTGAAACAACATGGTGGCAACGCTAGCCCGCCAAAACTGCATGATCCACAAAAAGTGGCGCCGAGTAAATGTTGA
- a CDS encoding sporulation protein — MFQKLKASLGIGAAKVDTVLENSSILQGDVLKGNIHIVGGDVEQQVDAINLKLCTEVKIEDDNGISYQHFVLDKIQALEPFLINANEIKQFPFELKLNDETPITSLNARKNQCRVWLETALDIDFALDPKDRDLLQVRPLPVVEKVITAIERGGFNIVKADVEKGYLRGGSFSSKSGCYQEIEFKNTGLLSAKEIELSFVLEGGVVHCLAEVDRKFGLRGDQYHSFTLGYDADDRDVASAVQSILAL; from the coding sequence ATGTTTCAAAAGTTAAAAGCATCTTTGGGTATTGGTGCTGCAAAGGTAGATACGGTATTGGAAAACAGCAGTATACTTCAAGGTGATGTCCTTAAAGGTAATATCCATATCGTAGGCGGAGATGTAGAGCAACAGGTTGATGCTATCAATTTGAAACTCTGCACCGAGGTAAAAATAGAAGACGATAACGGGATCAGCTATCAGCACTTTGTTCTTGATAAGATCCAGGCTCTTGAGCCATTTTTGATCAATGCAAATGAAATCAAGCAGTTCCCCTTTGAGCTTAAGTTAAATGATGAAACTCCTATTACCTCGCTCAATGCCCGTAAAAACCAGTGCCGGGTTTGGCTTGAAACGGCACTGGATATTGATTTTGCTCTGGACCCCAAAGATAGAGATCTATTACAGGTAAGGCCTTTACCTGTCGTAGAGAAAGTGATTACCGCGATAGAGCGGGGTGGATTCAACATAGTAAAAGCAGATGTTGAGAAAGGGTACCTGAGAGGAGGAAGCTTTTCTTCAAAATCTGGTTGTTATCAGGAAATTGAGTTCAAGAATACAGGGCTCCTGAGCGCCAAGGAAATTGAGCTGTCATTTGTCTTGGAAGGCGGTGTGGTTCACTGTTTGGCAGAGGTTGATCGTAAGTTCGGTTTGCGTGGCGATCAATACCATTCTTTTACTCTGGGCTATGATGCGGATGACAGAGACGTTGCCTCGGCTGTCCAATCAATTTTAGCCTTATAG
- a CDS encoding SDR family oxidoreductase yields the protein MGISVQGKVALVTGANRGIGKSIVDAFVKEGAKKVYLAVRNTETTTDLTQKYGDKVVTVQLDVTDDNGIKALATEIQDLDILVNNAGVLSPTDPLSDRVEEALELELNVNLFGLVRIAKAFAPQLEKHQGALVQMNSVVSLRTFPHVSTYSASKAASYAITQALRETLGERGVQVLSVHPGPIETDMAKQAGLEEGEAPSTVANGIVESLANGDFHLFPDPMAKAFEAAYQGFSDAIVTADLSE from the coding sequence ATGGGCATTTCCGTTCAAGGCAAAGTTGCACTAGTCACTGGCGCCAATCGAGGCATTGGCAAATCCATCGTGGATGCTTTTGTTAAGGAGGGCGCAAAAAAAGTCTACCTGGCAGTGCGCAACACCGAGACAACAACAGACCTCACCCAGAAATACGGCGACAAAGTCGTTACTGTTCAGCTGGATGTTACTGATGACAATGGAATAAAAGCGTTGGCAACAGAGATCCAGGACCTGGATATCCTGGTAAACAATGCCGGGGTATTATCCCCAACCGATCCGCTTAGTGACCGGGTTGAAGAGGCACTGGAACTTGAGCTGAATGTAAACCTATTCGGGCTTGTCCGGATAGCAAAGGCCTTTGCTCCCCAGCTGGAAAAACATCAAGGCGCACTGGTACAAATGAATTCCGTTGTATCCCTGCGTACTTTCCCCCATGTGAGCACCTATTCAGCATCCAAAGCCGCAAGCTACGCAATTACCCAGGCCCTGCGTGAAACTCTTGGGGAGCGTGGTGTACAAGTACTTAGTGTGCACCCTGGCCCGATAGAAACCGATATGGCAAAGCAGGCTGGATTAGAGGAGGGGGAAGCGCCCAGTACCGTAGCCAATGGTATTGTTGAATCACTTGCAAATGGGGACTTCCATCTATTTCCTGACCCTATGGCGAAAGCTTTCGAGGCTGCATATCAAGGGTTCTCGGATGCGATTGTGACTGCAGACTTGAGTGAATAA
- a CDS encoding TetR/AcrR family transcriptional regulator, with amino-acid sequence MAGRRPEFDKTSALDAAMLVFWKKGYVGASLADLTGAMGINKPSLYSAFGNKEALFVLSLHQYLEKHAKDSLAHLDAEGKSLRQRISGFLLATVRGQLGEETPRGCYLAQGLSETAGEGLPQAAIQALKAADEENMRQLVHFFRSDPESQRLGLDLQADRAALYLVTLLHGTASLSRSGRCKSELEGILELGLRGLGLGLDEEGHLPLQ; translated from the coding sequence ATGGCGGGGCGCAGACCTGAGTTCGATAAGACCAGTGCATTGGATGCTGCGATGCTGGTATTTTGGAAAAAGGGCTATGTTGGAGCGTCGCTTGCTGACCTAACCGGAGCGATGGGAATTAATAAACCCAGCCTTTATTCCGCCTTCGGTAACAAGGAAGCGCTTTTTGTCCTGTCTTTGCATCAATATCTGGAAAAGCATGCCAAAGACAGCCTGGCGCACCTCGATGCTGAAGGTAAGAGTTTGAGACAGCGGATTTCTGGTTTCCTGCTGGCGACGGTCCGCGGGCAGTTGGGAGAAGAGACCCCAAGGGGGTGCTACCTAGCCCAAGGCTTGTCCGAGACGGCAGGGGAGGGACTGCCACAGGCGGCTATCCAGGCCCTTAAAGCCGCCGATGAGGAAAACATGCGGCAATTAGTGCATTTCTTTCGCAGTGACCCTGAGTCCCAGCGCCTGGGTTTGGATTTGCAAGCCGATAGAGCAGCGCTCTACTTGGTGACTCTCCTTCATGGCACCGCTTCACTGTCGAGGTCGGGCAGATGTAAGAGTGAACTGGAGGGTATCCTGGAGTTGGGTTTACGCGGCTTGGGCTTGGGCTTGGATGAGGAGGGGCACTTGCCCCTCCAATAG
- a CDS encoding DUF934 domain-containing protein has product MPKPAKLGPQPGNPTELILNGEVSPNEWQLIAQVEAGQGLDLATLPAGRLILPLRQWQNHREALAARSDEIGVWLDSEEGAELIAEEAAKLPLIAVNFPAFADGRGFTAGRMLRERFGFKGELRAVGGFMRDQLTYLQRCGFNAYAFEGEQPLASLKGSLSDFGDSYQSGADQPLPLFRRRF; this is encoded by the coding sequence ATGCCAAAGCCAGCTAAACTGGGCCCGCAACCAGGCAACCCTACCGAGCTGATTCTCAATGGCGAAGTCAGCCCCAATGAGTGGCAATTGATAGCTCAGGTTGAAGCTGGCCAAGGTCTCGATCTGGCCACCCTGCCGGCCGGCAGGCTTATTCTGCCCTTGCGGCAGTGGCAAAATCACCGCGAAGCTCTCGCGGCACGCAGTGACGAGATCGGTGTTTGGCTCGATAGCGAAGAAGGTGCAGAATTGATTGCCGAAGAAGCCGCCAAGCTTCCGCTGATCGCTGTAAATTTCCCCGCCTTTGCCGACGGTCGCGGCTTTACAGCGGGCCGCATGCTGCGCGAGCGATTTGGCTTCAAAGGTGAATTGCGCGCCGTAGGAGGCTTTATGCGTGACCAGCTTACGTACCTTCAGCGCTGTGGCTTTAATGCGTACGCCTTTGAAGGTGAGCAGCCTCTTGCCAGCTTGAAAGGCTCCCTGAGTGATTTCGGTGATAGCTACCAGAGCGGAGCAGACCAACCTCTACCGCTGTTCCGAAGACGCTTCTAA
- a CDS encoding nitrite/sulfite reductase: MYRYDDRDRAIINDRVAQFRGQTERYLAGELSEEQFLPLRLQNGLYIQRLAPMLRIAVPYGLLNSAQLRRLARVSRDYDKGYAHFTTRQNLQYNWPQLEDVPAILSELAEVEMHAVQTSGNCIRNTTSDPYAGIALDEIADPRPYCELIRQWSTFHPEFAFLPRKFKIAVSGSKQDRAAIRVHDIGVQIVKRGEETGFQVLVGGGQGRTPVIAESIRDFLPEEDLLSYLEAIVRVYNQLGRRDNKYKARIKILVKALGPEEFGRRVEEEWQHIKDGTEKLTQEALQWAKSFFTAPEYKGFIGTHSDTALQQQAGNDKAFARWLERNTYPHRVPGYRAIKLSTKPTGVPPGDVTDSQLDAIADLADAFSFGEARVTHDQNVVLADVEQDKLYELWQKARKYGFATPNIGTLTDMICCPGGDYCSLANAKSIPVAEAIQRRFEDIDYLYDLGDLNLNISGCMNACGHHHVGHIGILGVDKKGEEFYQIQLGGSASNDASLAKVLGPSFSRAEVPEVIGKILDLYVEQRQAEEPFIDTYKRIGLQPFKERVYAKAS, from the coding sequence ATGTATCGATACGACGACCGGGATCGCGCCATCATCAACGATCGCGTAGCCCAGTTCCGCGGCCAGACGGAACGTTACCTCGCCGGCGAGTTGAGTGAGGAACAATTCCTGCCACTGCGCCTGCAAAATGGCCTCTATATTCAGCGACTGGCTCCAATGTTGCGTATTGCCGTGCCTTACGGCCTGCTTAACAGCGCCCAGTTGCGTCGTCTCGCACGGGTGAGCCGTGACTACGATAAGGGTTACGCGCACTTCACCACACGCCAGAACCTGCAGTACAACTGGCCACAGCTCGAAGACGTGCCGGCTATTCTGTCCGAGTTGGCAGAAGTGGAAATGCACGCCGTACAAACCAGTGGCAACTGTATTCGCAACACTACCTCGGATCCCTATGCCGGCATCGCTCTCGACGAGATCGCCGACCCCCGCCCCTACTGTGAATTAATCCGCCAGTGGTCCACCTTCCACCCGGAGTTCGCCTTCCTGCCACGTAAATTCAAGATCGCAGTCAGTGGCTCAAAGCAGGATCGCGCCGCCATCCGCGTACACGATATCGGCGTACAGATTGTTAAGCGCGGCGAGGAAACCGGGTTCCAGGTACTGGTTGGTGGCGGTCAGGGCCGCACGCCGGTGATAGCAGAAAGTATCCGTGACTTTCTGCCTGAGGAAGACCTGCTCTCGTATCTGGAAGCCATTGTGCGTGTATACAACCAGCTGGGCCGTCGCGACAACAAGTACAAAGCGCGTATCAAGATCCTGGTGAAGGCTCTTGGTCCGGAGGAATTTGGACGCCGGGTAGAAGAGGAGTGGCAGCACATAAAAGACGGCACTGAAAAGCTGACCCAGGAAGCCTTACAGTGGGCCAAGTCGTTCTTCACCGCACCCGAATACAAAGGGTTCATCGGCACCCATAGCGATACAGCCCTTCAACAACAGGCGGGCAACGATAAAGCGTTCGCACGCTGGTTGGAGCGCAATACTTACCCTCACCGGGTACCGGGTTACCGCGCCATAAAACTGTCCACCAAGCCCACCGGTGTTCCCCCCGGCGATGTTACTGACAGCCAACTGGATGCGATCGCCGATCTCGCCGATGCCTTCAGCTTTGGCGAAGCGCGTGTTACCCACGACCAGAACGTAGTTCTCGCCGATGTTGAACAAGACAAGCTGTATGAGCTGTGGCAGAAGGCGCGTAAATACGGCTTTGCCACTCCAAATATCGGCACCCTTACCGATATGATCTGTTGCCCCGGTGGCGACTACTGCTCCCTCGCCAATGCCAAGTCCATTCCGGTAGCAGAGGCTATTCAGCGCCGCTTCGAAGATATCGATTATCTTTACGATTTGGGCGACCTCAACCTGAATATCTCCGGCTGCATGAATGCCTGTGGGCATCACCATGTGGGGCATATCGGCATCCTTGGCGTGGACAAGAAAGGGGAAGAGTTCTATCAAATCCAGCTCGGTGGCAGCGCCTCAAATGATGCCAGCCTGGCAAAAGTGCTCGGGCCAAGCTTCTCTCGCGCTGAAGTCCCCGAGGTAATCGGCAAAATCCTCGACCTGTACGTTGAGCAGCGCCAAGCTGAAGAACCCTTTATCGACACCTACAAACGCATTGGCCTGCAGCCCTTCAAGGAGAGAGTCTATGCCAAAGCCAGCTAA
- a CDS encoding DUF2970 domain-containing protein: MQENNKDKAGKPGFGQLVLSTLAAAIGVQSNKNRERDFQSGSMMNYVVAGIIFTTFFVLALALIVKTVLSNMG, encoded by the coding sequence ATGCAAGAAAACAATAAAGATAAGGCTGGTAAACCCGGTTTCGGCCAGCTAGTGCTCAGCACGCTGGCTGCCGCCATTGGTGTTCAGAGCAACAAGAACCGCGAGCGGGATTTTCAGAGTGGCAGCATGATGAACTATGTTGTCGCCGGTATTATTTTCACAACCTTTTTTGTGTTGGCGCTGGCATTGATCGTAAAGACCGTATTAAGCAATATGGGCTGA
- the metH gene encoding methionine synthase, with the protein MSQQSRNQRLEQLKAAIAQRILILDGAMGTMIQREKLEEADYRGARFSDFHRDLKGNNDLLSLTRPDLIEQIHREYLEAGADIIETNTFNATQLSQSDYDMEHLVEEINRSSAEIARRAADAVSTPERPRWVAGVIGPTSRTASISPDVNDPGARNVTFDELVSNYVEAGRALVEGGSDLILIETIFDTLNAKAAIYAMQQLFEELGFELPVMISGTITDASGRTLSGQTTEAFYYSIAHAKPISVGLNCALGATELRPYVEALSGVSSTYVSAHPNAGLPNEFGEYDETPEQTAAIVAEFARSGFINILGGCCGTTPDHIRAIAEAVVDVAPRQLPEIKPALRLSGLEPFVADETALFVNVGERCNVTGSARFKRLILEEDYDTALQVAAAQVEDGAQVIDFNMDEAMLDSLAAMRRFLNLAATEPDIAKVPFMVDSSKWEVIEAGLQCIQGKPIVNSISLKEGKEEFIEKAQLCLRYGAAVVVMAFDENGQADTFERKIEICQRSYDVLVDEVGFNPTDIIFDPNIFAVATGIEEHNNYAVDFIEACHWIRKNLPGAQISGGVSNVSFSFRGNNPVREAIHSVFLFHAIKAGLNMGIVNAGQLAVYDELPEELREKVEDVILNRSTEATEALLDIAPKYQGEGGGSTRKEDLSWRELPVKERLAHSLVKGINNYIEEDTEEARACSSRPLDVIEGPLMDGMNIVGDLFGEGKMFLPQVVKSARVMKQAVAYLQPFIEEEKTEDSRPNGRILMATVKGDVHDIGKNIVGVVLACNNYEVIDLGVMVPAETILQTAREKGCDIIGLSGLITPSLDEMVHVAAEMERQEFDIPLLIGGATTSKAHTAVKIDPQFHRNQVVYVADASRAVGVASSLISDELRPAFIEKTRAEYEKVRVRTANRKRNDTRLSYLQARDAAPDFDWQNYQPAKPNKLGVTVIDDFPLERLLDTMDWTPFFISWDLAGKFPAILEDKIVGEAASDLYRNAQRMLKEIIDKKLLRARAVFGLWPANSVGDDIIVYTDENRSGELARLHHMRQQVQKLGGDGLCRSLADFVAPLESGHIDYVGGFAVTTGIGADELAATYEAQHDDYNAIMVKALADRMAESFAETLHRLVRKEYWGYVPEETLSNEQLIKEAYQGIRPAPGYPACPDHTEKGTLFKLLQAEQNAGVSLTEHFAMMPAAAVSGWYFAHPQAKYFNVGKIGRDQLQSLAERKGISELELERWLRPNLEE; encoded by the coding sequence ATGTCCCAGCAGTCCCGCAATCAACGCCTGGAGCAACTTAAAGCTGCAATCGCTCAGCGTATCCTGATTCTGGACGGCGCTATGGGGACGATGATCCAGCGGGAAAAGCTTGAGGAAGCGGATTACCGCGGCGCACGCTTTAGCGATTTTCACCGCGATCTCAAAGGCAACAATGATCTGCTCAGCCTGACCCGCCCCGATTTAATCGAACAAATCCACCGGGAATATCTCGAGGCTGGCGCCGATATTATTGAAACCAATACGTTTAACGCCACTCAGTTGTCCCAGTCTGATTACGATATGGAGCACCTGGTCGAAGAGATAAACCGCAGCTCAGCAGAGATCGCCCGCCGCGCAGCAGACGCAGTCTCCACACCGGAGCGCCCGCGCTGGGTAGCCGGGGTTATCGGTCCCACCTCCCGCACCGCCAGTATCTCCCCAGATGTAAATGATCCCGGCGCACGCAATGTCACTTTTGATGAACTGGTGAGTAATTATGTAGAAGCCGGTCGCGCCCTGGTAGAAGGCGGCAGCGACCTGATCCTGATAGAGACAATATTCGATACCCTCAATGCCAAAGCAGCCATCTACGCCATGCAGCAGCTGTTTGAGGAGTTGGGTTTCGAACTGCCGGTTATGATCTCCGGCACCATTACCGATGCTTCTGGTCGCACCCTTTCAGGCCAGACCACAGAGGCATTTTATTACTCCATCGCCCATGCCAAGCCAATTTCTGTAGGTCTGAACTGCGCCCTCGGCGCCACCGAGTTACGGCCCTATGTCGAGGCGCTCTCCGGCGTTTCTTCCACCTATGTGTCCGCACATCCAAATGCAGGACTACCCAACGAGTTTGGAGAATATGATGAAACCCCGGAGCAAACAGCGGCAATTGTGGCTGAGTTTGCCCGCAGCGGCTTTATTAATATCCTCGGCGGCTGCTGTGGCACTACCCCAGACCATATCCGTGCTATCGCCGAGGCGGTAGTCGATGTCGCTCCGCGCCAACTGCCAGAAATCAAACCGGCTCTGCGCCTTTCCGGCCTGGAACCCTTTGTCGCCGATGAAACCGCCCTTTTCGTCAATGTGGGCGAACGTTGCAATGTCACAGGCTCCGCTCGATTCAAACGCCTGATCCTGGAAGAGGACTACGACACCGCCCTGCAGGTAGCCGCTGCCCAGGTAGAAGACGGCGCACAGGTGATCGATTTCAATATGGATGAGGCGATGCTCGATTCACTCGCCGCCATGCGCCGCTTTCTCAACCTTGCCGCCACCGAGCCCGATATTGCCAAAGTGCCGTTCATGGTGGACTCGTCAAAATGGGAGGTGATTGAGGCGGGGCTGCAGTGTATCCAGGGCAAGCCCATTGTGAACTCCATCAGCCTCAAGGAGGGCAAGGAGGAGTTTATTGAGAAAGCACAGCTGTGTTTGCGCTATGGTGCGGCTGTCGTTGTTATGGCTTTTGACGAGAACGGCCAAGCGGATACCTTCGAGCGCAAAATAGAAATCTGCCAACGCAGCTACGATGTGCTCGTAGATGAAGTCGGATTCAATCCCACAGACATTATTTTCGATCCCAATATTTTTGCCGTCGCCACCGGTATAGAGGAACACAACAATTACGCGGTGGACTTTATCGAGGCCTGCCATTGGATTCGCAAAAACCTGCCTGGCGCCCAGATTAGCGGCGGCGTCTCCAACGTATCCTTCTCCTTCCGCGGCAACAACCCGGTACGTGAGGCCATCCACTCGGTTTTCCTGTTCCACGCTATCAAGGCCGGGCTGAATATGGGCATCGTCAACGCCGGCCAACTGGCTGTCTACGATGAATTGCCTGAGGAACTGCGGGAGAAAGTTGAAGATGTGATTCTCAACCGCAGCACAGAGGCTACCGAGGCTTTGCTTGACATCGCCCCCAAATATCAGGGTGAAGGTGGCGGCTCCACCCGTAAGGAAGACCTGAGTTGGCGTGAACTCCCAGTAAAAGAGCGCTTGGCGCACTCCCTGGTTAAGGGCATCAATAACTATATCGAGGAAGATACTGAGGAAGCCCGAGCCTGCTCTTCCCGCCCCTTGGATGTAATTGAAGGTCCGCTAATGGACGGTATGAATATCGTCGGTGACCTGTTTGGCGAGGGTAAAATGTTCCTGCCTCAGGTAGTGAAGTCTGCCCGTGTTATGAAACAGGCGGTAGCCTACTTGCAACCGTTTATTGAAGAAGAAAAGACTGAGGATAGCCGTCCCAATGGACGTATCCTGATGGCCACGGTAAAAGGCGATGTGCACGATATCGGCAAAAATATCGTCGGAGTTGTACTGGCCTGTAACAATTACGAGGTGATTGATCTCGGCGTTATGGTGCCCGCTGAGACGATTCTGCAAACTGCGCGAGAAAAAGGGTGCGATATTATCGGCCTGTCTGGTTTGATCACGCCCTCTCTTGATGAAATGGTACATGTTGCGGCTGAAATGGAGCGCCAGGAGTTTGATATTCCCTTGCTGATCGGCGGTGCCACTACCTCCAAAGCACACACCGCAGTGAAAATTGATCCCCAGTTCCATCGCAACCAGGTGGTCTATGTAGCCGACGCTTCCCGCGCGGTGGGTGTGGCCAGCAGCCTGATTTCAGATGAGTTGCGCCCGGCATTTATAGAGAAAACTCGCGCTGAGTATGAAAAAGTACGAGTCCGCACCGCCAATCGCAAACGCAACGATACCCGCTTAAGTTACTTACAAGCGCGCGATGCTGCCCCAGACTTTGACTGGCAGAATTACCAGCCCGCAAAACCCAACAAACTGGGCGTCACAGTGATTGATGACTTTCCCCTGGAAAGACTGCTCGATACTATGGATTGGACTCCCTTCTTTATCTCCTGGGACCTGGCAGGAAAGTTCCCTGCAATCCTGGAAGACAAAATTGTGGGTGAGGCCGCCAGTGATCTTTACAGAAATGCCCAGCGCATGCTGAAGGAGATTATCGACAAAAAACTGCTGCGCGCCCGCGCCGTATTTGGACTCTGGCCCGCCAACAGTGTTGGCGACGATATCATCGTTTATACCGATGAAAACCGCAGCGGAGAGCTGGCACGCTTACACCATATGCGCCAGCAGGTACAAAAGCTCGGAGGCGATGGCCTGTGCCGTTCCCTGGCGGATTTTGTCGCTCCACTGGAGTCGGGCCACATTGATTACGTGGGTGGCTTTGCCGTTACCACCGGCATTGGAGCCGACGAACTGGCGGCAACCTATGAAGCCCAGCATGATGATTACAACGCCATAATGGTTAAAGCCCTGGCAGACCGCATGGCAGAATCTTTTGCCGAAACCCTGCACCGTCTGGTGCGCAAGGAATATTGGGGGTATGTGCCAGAAGAAACTCTCAGCAACGAACAGCTGATCAAGGAAGCCTATCAGGGTATCCGCCCCGCCCCCGGCTATCCTGCCTGCCCGGATCACACGGAAAAAGGCACCCTGTTCAAATTACTGCAGGCAGAGCAAAATGCCGGGGTCAGTCTTACTGAGCACTTTGCCATGATGCCGGCAGCCGCGGTCAGCGGCTGGTACTTCGCCCACCCACAAGCAAAGTACTTCAACGTTGGCAAAATTGGCAGAGATCAGCTGCAAAGTCTGGCCGAGCGAAAAGGGATCAGCGAACTGGAACTGGAGCGCTGGCTGCGCCCCAACCTTGAGGAATGA